The Sphaerochaeta sp. nucleotide sequence TCCTCTCTGAGATGGTTGTATCGTATCCCCCGTAGGGGAAATATGCAATATTTATATTGACGAAAAGTGTAAGATTGTCATAAAAGTGGCCATCCTTGCCCATTTTCCGTTTTGTGGCTACACTCTTGTCGCTATGGATTTCACCTCATTCGATGAAGTCGTCTCCTACATGGAGAGCTTCACCAACCTGGAAAAACAGGTCGACCACTATACGGTACGCACGTACCGACTTGACCGCATGCGCGCGTTGATGGACCATTTCGGGCACCCCGAGCGCGCCTATCGGAAACTGCACATCGCCGGCAGCAAAGGAAAGGGCTCCACGGCGAGTTATCTGGCCAGTGGATTGGTGGCGCTTGGCTATCGCACCGGACTGTATCTCTCCCCTCATCTGTTTGACTACCGGGAACGGTTCTTGGTGGATGGCGCGTTCGCCGATGACGCGTCGCTGGTGAAAGCGGGAAACATTCTGAAACAGGGAGTCGATGACTTCACCTTCACCGACCAATGGGGCGAGACAAAACCGACGACCTTCGAGTTGTACACCACCTTCGCGTTTCTCCTGTACAAGGAACTGCGCTGTGACTGGGTAGTGTTGGAAACCGGCCTGGGAGGCCGGCTGGACGCAACCAACGTGGTCATCCCCGAAGCGAGCATCCTCTGCCCCATTGAACTGGAGCATACCCGGATCCTGGGAGACACCATCGAGAAGATCGCCATTGAGAAAAGCAAGATCATCAAGGACGGGGTTCCCGCGTTCGTTGGCTTGGAGACGGAGGACGCCATGCGGGTTTTCCAGAACGAAGCGAAAGAACGGAACAGCCGGCTCTACAGTCTGGCCGAAGAATTGAAGGCGATGGAATACCGGACCACGTTCCAAGGAGAACGGGTGCATCTGGTGTGGAACAATGGGATGGAAGATCATCTGACGCTGAAGATGATCGGGGAAGTACAGGCACAGAACGCGGCGCTGGCGCTCCTGACCCTTCGGACCCTTGGGCTGTACGACGCCCAGAAAACCATCCCGGCGTTGGAAGCGAACACGCTTCCCGGACGGTTTGAAAAGATTTCCGACGCGCCCGCCATCTACGTGGATGGGGCCCATACGGTCAATTCACTCCGCGCGCTGGTCCATTCGTATGTCAGTCTGTACCCCGAAGGTGAACGCACCGTCATCTACGGCGCTCTGCTGGACAAGGACCACCGGCATATGTGTTCCTTGCTTCTCTCCGCGTTCACCCACATTCTGATCAGCACCCCGGGCACGTACAAGAAAAGCGACATCAACGCCATCTATGAGGTGTTCATGGCCGATCCCGCGTCCAAGGGCAAGGACATCCGTTTGATCCCGGACAACCGGCAGGCGCTCTCTGAGGCCAAACGGCTGGCGGGACCAGACGGCGCGATCCTCGTCACTGGTTCTTTCTATCTTTCCGGAGCCATCGATCATCTGGTGCGAGGCAAATGATGGAACCGATGCGGCTGTTCATCGGCATCCCCGTTCCTCCGGACGCCGTTTCCCGTATCAGAGACATCCAAGATGACCTGAAGGACCACGTCAGTCGGGGAACGTTCAGCGACGAAGGGAATTTCCATCTCACCTTGGCGTTTCTCGGCGGGACCGACCCCGATCGCGTCCCTTCCCTCATCAAGGCGCTTTCCCCCATCGACGGAACGGAGTTCTCCCTCACCTTCTCCCATTTCGGAACGTTCCGAGGCAAACAGGGGGATGTAGCGTTCATCGCCCCCGATGAGGAACCGGCGCTTCAGTCGCTCAACGACCAAGTGACAAAAGCACTCAAGGGCGCATCATTTCCCTTTGACGACCGGCCGTTCCGCCCACACCTGACGTTGGGAAGAAACGTGCGGTTCTCAGGAGCATACCATCCTTCGTTTTCCCCGATCTCCTTTGGATGCCGCTCATTCCACCTGTACCACTCCCATCGGATTGACGGAAAACTGACCTACACCCCATTGGCCACATTCGTCCTGGCGGGTTGACTTTCCTTTCCTGCATGGTACAGTGAGAGGAAGATGGAATCATACCAACATCTCAACGCCGCTGCCTGGGACTGGGAGTCCCAGCGGGGCAACATATGGACGGAAGGGACGGACGACGCCTCCGTCGAGCGGGCCCGCGCCGGGAATCCCGCCATTTCCCTGACCCCGTTCAAACCGGTACCCATTCCTTGGATTGCGCCGTTTCACGGAGAACAAACGCTTTGCATCGGTTCCGGTGGCGGACAACAGGCCATTCTTCTGTCCGCCTATGGATGTGAGGTCACCGACCTGGACATCTCTTCACGGCAATTGGAGAAAGACAGGGAAATGGCGGAACGCCACCATGTCCCGGTCCGGACGGAACAGGGGGATATGCAGGATCTCTCCCGCTTTGCTGACGGCATGTTCTCCCTGGTGTTCAATCCGACCTCCACCTGTTTCGTCGCCGACGTCACCAAAGTATATCGAGAGACGTTCCGCGTGTTGCGGCACGGAGGCTGCTTCCTCACCTCGGTCACCAACCCGGCGATGTACCTGTTCAACGAAAAACTGATCCCCAAGGGAAAACTCAAAGTCCGTTACACGCTTCCTTACAGTGATTTGAAAAGCTTGTCTCAAAAGGAAATCCACGCCATGCGCGCTCGGCACGATACGTTCGAATTCTCCCATTCGATGAACAGTCTCATTGGAGGATTATGCCGGGCGGGATACGTCATTGAAGATTTTTATACGGATGAAAGCGGGAACCAGACGCTTGACAGCTTCCTCGGAGAATGCTATTTCGGCGTCAAAGCGAGGAAACCATGATCGATCCATTTTCGCGCATGCTGGTCTGTGATCGGAAGGAACCCCTCTGGGCATTCTCCCGGGCACAGAACGCCCTGCTCACCGCCCGGGTCGCGGAAGTGGAGGCGTTCAACACCTATGGCCCAAGAGATCACCGTTTCCTCAACCGGTTGCTTGACCTGGCCCAGGCGGAACAGACGGCAAAGGAGTATGACCGTTCATTGGAAAGCTGCCTTGCGTTCGACCGGTACGCCAAAGGTTCCGGAATGTTGCCCCTCAGGCTGGAGAACATCCATCTGATCATCCAAACCCAACTTGCCAAGGGAGACCTCATCGAAGCGGATGAACTCTCCTCCGCGATTCTCAAGGAAACCCACGGTACCGTACTCGGGCAATGGGGAAGCTTCTGGCGTCTGAAAATCCTCAGTCTTCGCGCTGACATCCTGAAGGAGAAAGGACTTCCTGCGTTGGAACGGAAAACGAGGGAAGACGTTCTCGCCTCTTTTGCCGGAGAATTCGGAACGAACCTGTTTGAAACCCAGATCCTGCGCATGTACCTGGGAGAGTGCGAGGAACGGTTGAAGGCGTGGAACGACGCGCGGGGAGACTATGAATCCGTCTACGCGGCGTTTCAGATCAACGGATGGTTCTCCACCGCGGAGGACAAAATCTCATTGCTGGCCCATTGGCATCGGGTTTTGTACCGGGTGGGAGACACGGAACGAGCCATGGAAACCCGCTTCTGGATCCTGAATATGCTCAAGCGGGCGTTCCCTACCGGGACGCCGCAACGAAAGCAGGTGATCACCTACCTTCGCGATTCCGCGCGGGATGAGCGTGAGACACCAGAGCCTTCCCTTTCTTCCCATCCCAGACCGTCCATCCGCTGGTGACCGCGCCGGTGGGACAGACCGCCTTACACCGTCCGCACCGGATGCACAGGCTCTGGTTGGGATTTTTGTAGACGGACAAATCCATCGGGCACGCTTTTGTGCAAGCGTCGCAGTGGATGCAGGTCTTCTCATCCACCCGATAACGATACACACTGATACGGTTGAACTGTCCGTAGATCGCCCCCAGCGGGCAGAGATACCGGCAGAATGGCCGGTAGACAAACACGGAAAGCGCCGCGACGACGATCAGGATGGAAAGCTTCCAATGATACAGGAATCCCAATGACGAACGGAGCGCGGAATTGGCGAGAGGAAGCGGGATGCCAGCTTCAAGCGTCCCCTGCGGACACACGTACTTACAGAACCACGTCGTTCCCAGTCCGAACGCGTCCACAGCGAACAGCGGCAACAGGATGACGAAGATGATGAGGAGCAGATACTTCAGCCAGACAAGAATCTTGTCCCCGGGAAGTTTCTTCCATTTTTTGCCAAGGGGAATCCGATGGAGCGCTTCCTGCACCAACCCGAAGGGGCAAAGCCACCCACAAACCAGACGCCCCAGAGCCGCGCCGAAGAGAAACAGCCAGCCTACGGCATACACGATGCCGCTTTTCGTCGCCAGTGAGGACTGGAGAGACCCCAGCGGACAGGCTCCCAGCGCGCCGGGACAGGAATAGCAGTTCAGACCAGGGACGCAGAAGGATTTGAGCGGGCCGTCATACACCCTGCCCTGACGGAAGCCGGCAAGGTATCCGTTGGAAAGCGCGCTCCAGAGAATCTGCACGATGGTTCGTTTCTCAGCCAAGGCCGACACACTCCAGACAGATCACGCTGGCTTTCTGCCAGACGGCGTCCATACCACCCAGATGGGCGCCGACGAACAGCATCACGACGGCAAGCGCCACGATGCCATACCCTATCCCCCGCTTCATGTCGTCTTCTCCAGCAACGCGATGATGTCACGTTCCATCGATGCCTTGTCCTGGTACCCGATGATCGGACCGGCGATGACCTTCCCCGTCCCGTCCACGTAGAACTTGGTGGGGACTCCCTGCAGGGAGCCGACGGCGTTCATCACGGACGTTTCAGGCTGCAACGTCACTTCCTCAAGACCCGTCTGCTTGAGAATACGCTGGGCCAAGGAGACCTGTCCCATCAAGAGTTTTCCATTACGCGCCAGCACATCGGTGACGACACCAACCACCTGGAGATCGGGATACGCCCTCTGGAGTTCGGCGATGGAAGGCATCTCCTCCCGGCAGTACCCGCAGTAGGTGGCCCATACCGTCACCATGGTCAGTTTCCGGTTGGCGAACAAAGACTGGTCAACGGCCCGTCCGGAAAGATCATGGCCGGAAAACGAGGTGAAATCAGCGCCGAACACGGGAACGACGGACAACAGGAAGACAAGCAACAGTGACAGGACAACGGAACGGGTGCGCATGGATAATCCCTCCATATCGCACTGTAGCGTATGGATTTCCCTACCGTCAACCACAAACGGTTGTCCGGCGCAAACAACGCTTTTCAGCCCCGATAGTACTTTTTCATGATGGTCTGCCAGGTACAGGGTTCCGCAGCGGAGAAATAGCGCATGCGGAGCACGTTGAGATTACTCGGGCATTTCTGGGAAAAAAGGTTCCATTTTTCCCGGAGTTTCCCGCTGTCCATCCCATGTGGAATATAGATGCCATTGATCCTGCACGCTTCGTCAAAATATGCCCGAAACGTGGTATTCGCGGTTGCGTCCGGAACTATTTTTTCGTGGGAATCCATGCCATGCCTGCCTGCGCTGTATTTGGGGTTCGTTCAGCCCCGACGAAAAAGCAGTCTAGCATGATTTATGAGGGGAGTCAAGGTTTCATCAGACTTGGAAAGATCATAACTTTTTGTATTGAAATAAATAAACAATCATCACTCATTTCTCGTATTTTCTCACTACACCGACAACCACACCAGAGATGGAGAGCTCTTCCTCCCTGAGGATGGGAATGTCACGGTAGGCTGGATTCTCCGCGTGGAGCACCGCCATTCCCCCACGCAAACGAAGCCGTTTGATGACGAACGCGCCATCATAGACGGCAAGCACGATGTCCCCGTCTTTGGCGCGGATCTGCCGGTCCACCACCAAAATGTCGCCATCGATGATATGGGCGCCATTCATCGAATCGCCACTGCAGCGGACGCACAGCGTGCTGGTCTTGTGCCGCACCAGATACTCCTGCAGGTTGATGGACTCCTCACTTTGGTCCGCCGCGGGAGAAGGAAAGCCACAGGGGATGATGTCTTGGATGAACGGAATCGTTTCCATGGCTCCATCGTAGCATAATGGTAACATTTGTAAAGTACTTCTTGACGAATCCTTCCCTTTTCGCTCATCATGGAATCATGTGGTACGGACTGTGTGACTGCAACAGTTTCTACGCTTCCTGTGAACGGCTGTTCCGTCCCGATCTGCTCGGCAAGCCGGTGGCGGTGCTCTCAAACAACGACGGATGCATCGTCGCGTTGACCCGTGAGGCGAAACAGGCGGGATTGAAACGGGGGGACGCGCTGTTCAAGGTGAAGGATGTGGTGGACCGTGGCGGCGTGACGGTCTTCTCCAGCAATTATCCGCTGTACCAAAGCATTTCCGACTGCGTCATGGCGGCATTGAAGGAATTGGTGGGATCGGTACAGCAGTACTCCATCGATGAATCGTTTTTCACCGTGGAAGAAGCGGACCAGGCATGGTGCGACCAGCTGAGGAAGACGATGGTCCAGTGGACCGGCATGCCGGTGGCCATCGCCGTCGCCCGGACCAAAACGCTGGCAAAAGCTGGGGAAGAAGCGTGCAAACACACCACCGGCGCCCTGTTCGTTCCTCCCGAGATGGAAGCGGAACTTCTCAAGAAGACGGCCATTTCCGACGTGTGGGGCATCGGGTGGCGCTCCGGCCCGGCCCTGGTCAAATCAGGCGTGGCGACGGCGTGGGATCTCGTCCAGAAGGATGAACTGTGGATACGACGCAGACTATCCATCACCGGGCTGAAGACCGTCATGGAACTGCGCGGAATGGATGTCATCTCCCTGGAAGAGCCACAGCGGCAATCCATCTGCAGCGGCATCTCGTTCGGCAAACCGATCGACACCCTTGCCGGGCTCCGTCAAGCGGCAGCGCGGCACTGCATGAGTCTGGCGGAAAAACTGCACCAACATCATCTGATGACCACGGAGATCACGGTAAGCGCGTTCACCGACCGGTTTCGGGAAGACTTCATCTGTCCCATCGGAACGATGCGGCTCAGGCAGGCAACCTCCTACGCCCCGGATCTGATCAAAGCGAGCGCGGCGATTCTTCGGGAAATCTATCGTCCCGGCAGGTACAAAGGCTGTCGTGTCTGGGCGAACGGGCTGGTACGCCCCTCCGACCGGCAGTTGGAACTGGACGAAACGGACCAGGATATCCAGCGGCACGAAAAGCGGGATCGGATGCAGGAGACCGTCGAGGAAATCCACGCGCGATACGGCAGGATGTCCCTGGTGCCGGGGGCCACCGGATTGCAAAGCAAAGCGGCGCTGATGCAACAAGGACGTCTTTCCCCCCGCTACACCACCGACATCACCCAGCTTCCCGTGGCGAACGCCAACCGGATCGCCAAGCTGTTCTCATCCGATGGTTGACACGTCACTGGCAAGTTTTTGCAGATACTGGAGGCAGAGCGCCAACCCACGATCCAACGAGGCCAGCTCGACATACTCCTCCCGGGTATGGGCGCCCTTCCCTTCGATCAACCCGAAGCAAACCGAAGGGATCCCCAACGAAAGCGGAATGTTGCAGTCAGTCGAACCGGAGACGGCGTCCACATGGGGAATGCCTTGGGCTTTCATGCAGTCCGACGCCAGCCGAACCATCTCGTCACGACCGGGGATCACCGCTTTTCCACACGGTCTGCTTCCCACTTCCTCCACCGTCACATCCACCCCGTCCTTTTGGGCATCTTCAATGGTTCCCTCAAGCAACCGCCCCATCTTGGACAGCCATTGCTCATGAATGGAACGGTACTCATAGGTGAACGAACAATCCTGGGCGATGGAATTGACGCTGGTGCCTCCGGTGATCGTCCCGACATTGTACGTCGCGGCTCCTTTGGGCGCGATCTGCGTACGGTACAGGGACGCGATCATCTCCGCCGCCTGGGCGATGGCGTTGGGATTTCCAAAGTCAGCGTACGAATGGCCTCCCTGGGAATGGAAGGACAGGCGGTATCTGCGGGATCCGACGGCGCGGGTCACCACGTGCCCAATGTATCCGTCAAAGCTGGTGAAGCTGCGGATCCGCCCGGCGTACGTTTCACAAACGGCGCGCACCCCTTTGAGATTCCCCAGCCCCTCCTCTCCGGAGTTGGCGACGAACAACATGGAATGGGCTGGCTTGACGTTCTGTCTCCGCAGTTCCCTCAGGCTGAGCAGCATCAAGGTGAGATTGGCCGTATCATCCCCCACACCGGGGCAATACAACCGTCCTTCTTCCCACTTCTGGGGCAACATGTCCTCATCAGGGAACACCACATCGGTGTGCGCCGCGACTACGTCGAACGAGGGTCCATCCCCATAGGGAATGATGACGTTCAGCGCCTGGTCGATCTGGGAATCAATTCCCGCTCCGGACAGCCAATTATGGATGAACTGCGCCCGTTGCTCCTCATGACCGGATGGGGAGGGAATATGCGAAAGCGTGGCAAGCAGATCCAACGTTTCCTGTTTCATGCGCCCAGTATACGACATTGTCGTTGGTTGTGGGCAAAATCTTTCAGCATGGCGCACAATTGGGTGAACAACGGATAGCAGGAACGGTATTGTTCCGTAGCCCCAGGATCAGGAAGGAACACTTGGTAGCCGGAAGCATCCGACGGTTCGGGGCGTTCATCGAACCGCTGAACCAGGGAGACCAACGCTCTGGCCGCTTCATACTGGCTCTCCGGAAACCGGTGGACAGGAACTCCAAGCGCGTTGGCCACCACCTGGCACCAGGCGTCACTCCTCGCGCCTCCCCCGATGACGGACACGTACGACGGATGGAGCGCCAGATGCTCCATCGCCATACGCAGGGAGAACGCCACACCTTCCAGGAACGCCAACGCGACGATGGCGCCGGTCGCCTCTCCGTCCAGACCGACGACGGAGGCGCGGATGTCGGGGTCACAGACCGGAAACCGCTCCCCGTTGAGATACGGAACGGCGAACACGCCTTTGGCGCAGGCGGGTTGGTTTCGCTGAAGCAATTGTTCCGCTTCCGCATAGTCCATTCTGGTCAGTTCCAACGCTTTCGCGTAGACATTCGCCGCGTTGAAGAACGGCACGACCCTGATGAACGCGCTGCCCGAGGCGTCCACCAGATGGAACACCCCGTCGGAGGGATGAACCTCATGGGTGATGGTCGCCACCCATCCGGTGGTTCCCAGATTGATGTTGACGTCCCCTTCCTCCACCAGACCGGCGGCATAGGTCGTCGCCCCGCAATCCCCGATACCGGCATATACCGGTACCCCGACGGGCACGCCAAACGAACCGTTGGTCACCGTTGCGATGACCTCACCCGGCGCGCGGAGGGCGGGCAATATCCGGGAAGGAAAAAACAGATCTTTCCTCCACGTCCGGGAGGAAGTGTCATACAGGACTGGTGGTGCACGCCGTGGTGGTGTCGCACACCACCTTTCCCGTCAACGCAAGCAACACATAATCCTTGGCGCCGAACAGAACTTTGTCCGTCGTTTTCCAGATTTCTGGTTTGTTCTCCTTCACCCAAAGCATTTTCGCCGCCGGAGAAGAAGCGTCCCCGAACGATTCCAAACGTCGGGCCTGGTCCTCGGCTCGAGTGTCATGGTACAGGATGGCATCCATCACCGCCCGGCCTGTTTTGTCCACCAAAATCAGATCCTGCATCTGGGAAGCGCAGATCACCCCGTCAACGGGACGGCCCTGGATCATGTTCGCCAGCGTCCGGAACGCGGCGATCCAATCCTGGGGATGCTGCTCCCCCTTGTGGGTAGCCACATCCACCGTCCCACGGGAGACGATTTTTCCCTGTTGGTCAACCAACACGCCTTTGACGGAGGTCGAACCGAAATCCAACGAAAAGAACATCACTCCTCCTTCGGACCCAGCCGTTTCTGGGCGATGATGGCGATGATGATGATGCATCCGGTCAGGACGTCCTGCACCCAGGAGGGAATCTGCAGAATGGTCAGCCCGTTGGCGATGACCCCGAGGATCGCCGCGCCGACGAACGTCCCCCACACGTTGGGGACTCCTTCCTCACTGACCGTCCGGCCAAGGAACACGGTGGCGTACGCCTTGAGAAAATAGGCGTCTCCCGCCGAGGGACTCGCCGAACCAAGCCGGCTTGCCAGGAGCATCCCCCCCAGGGCGGCGAATACCGAAGAGAGGGAGAACGCCAGACAAGTCCCCCGTTTGACTCCCAACCCGCACATCCAGGCAGCGGTACGGTTGCCGCCGATGGCGTATAGTTCCCTCCCTGCCACCATCCGGCTGAGGAAGTACCAGACCACCACGCAGAGCGCCAGCATGATCAGGCTGAGCAGGGGGATCCGCGCCGAGCCGAAGGTCATCGTCCCCATCGTGGTGAACGCCTTGGGAAGATCATGAAAGATCGTGGCGCCGTCACTGATGGCGAACGTCACGCCACCCAACAGCGTACCGGTAGCCAGCGTGGTGATGAACGAAAGGATCCCAAAGTGGGTCACCAGAAACCCGTTGGCCAGACCAAACAGCGCCGACGCGCCCAGTGTCAGCAAAAACGCCGCGAAAAGCGGCATGCCAGATCGGGCAAGCAACGCGTACAGGATGCCGGCGAACGAAGCGACGGCCCCGATGGAAAGGTCGAACTCGTCCACCACCATCACCACGGTAGCGCCAAGAGCGATGATCACCAGCAGGGATATCTGCCGTGAGACGGACAACAGATTGCCCATCGTCATGAACGCCCTCGGCTGGAGGATGGAAAAGGTGACCATCACCACGCCAAGGACCACTACGGTACCATATCGTTTCAATACGTCGCTCATTCCGTTCTCTCCCCTTGATAACAGACCGAAAGTACATCCTGCGCACAGAGATGATCATTTTCCAGCACATCCATGATCCGTCCTTGGGAAAGGACGGCAATACGATCACATCCTTCCAAAAGTTCCCGCACATCGCTGGAGACCATCAGAATGGCATCCCCGTCCAACGAGCGGGAACGAAGCACCTGATGGATCTGCCTGCGGGTCACCACGTCGATGGCGATGGTCGGCTCATCGCACAACCATACCCGCGCCCCCTGCAGGAGCGCGCGGCAGACGATCACCTTCTGCTGGTTTCCTCCGGAGAGTTTCCACATTTTCTCCCACGGTCCCTCGCATACCACGGAAAGGGAATCGAGCAACGTGGTGACGTCCCGTTCCGCCCGGTGAAGATCCAACCCCCGCGGCCGGGCGAATGCCCTCAAACTGGTCATGATCACATTGGCCGTCAACGACATGCGGGGAAACATCCCTTTGACCTTGCGGTCCTCGCAGATCAACGCCATTCCCCGCCGGATACTCTCCTGAGGGGAATGCTTTCCCATCCGTTTTCCCTGCAACTGGATCTCACCGCCACAAATCGGGCGGGCTCCATAGATTGCCTCCAACAGTTCGCTTCTCCCACTGCCAGCAAGGCCGAACAGGCCAAGAATCTCCCCATGACGAACCTGCAGCGACACATCCTTCACCCTGCTGCCGGGGACGGAAAGATGAGACACGGACAACGCCACCTCTCCGATCTGGCTCTCGGCGTGTTCCAGGACATGGACATCTTGGGAATCGGACATCAGGGAGATCAAGCGGTCTTTGGTGGCCTCTTCGTTCGCCAATGTGGCAACCAGACGGCCGGAGCGCAACACACTCACCGTATCGGCGATGACCGGCAGTTCCTCAAGCCGATGACTGACGTACAGGATCGCCACCCCGTTCTTGCGCATCGCGCGGATCATCCCGAACAGGATATCCGTCTCACGGTCGGTCAACGCGGCCGTCACCTCGTCCAAAATGACGATTCTTGCCCGTTGCATCTGCATCCGGGTGAGGAGCACCAGCGTCTGGTCGATCGGACTGAGGCGGGATACCGGTACGGAAAGATTCAACGAAACGCCGATGGATTCCATCGCTTCCGTTGCCTGCCGGTCCATCTCACCGACATTCATCCGGCCAAACGAATGGGGAACAGGAACCCCAAGAAACAGGTTTTCCCGGACGCTGAGCGTCGGTACCAGCGTCCGGTCCTGATGGATCACGGCGACCCCTTCCGCCCTGCTCTCCTCCACGCTGAGCCGTTGATAGAGATGATCAGGGAAACGGATCGTCCCTGAATCCGGGTGGTATACACCGGAGAGCAGTTTGATCATGGTGGATTTCCCTGACC carries:
- a CDS encoding bifunctional folylpolyglutamate synthase/dihydrofolate synthase, producing MDFTSFDEVVSYMESFTNLEKQVDHYTVRTYRLDRMRALMDHFGHPERAYRKLHIAGSKGKGSTASYLASGLVALGYRTGLYLSPHLFDYRERFLVDGAFADDASLVKAGNILKQGVDDFTFTDQWGETKPTTFELYTTFAFLLYKELRCDWVVLETGLGGRLDATNVVIPEASILCPIELEHTRILGDTIEKIAIEKSKIIKDGVPAFVGLETEDAMRVFQNEAKERNSRLYSLAEELKAMEYRTTFQGERVHLVWNNGMEDHLTLKMIGEVQAQNAALALLTLRTLGLYDAQKTIPALEANTLPGRFEKISDAPAIYVDGAHTVNSLRALVHSYVSLYPEGERTVIYGALLDKDHRHMCSLLLSAFTHILISTPGTYKKSDINAIYEVFMADPASKGKDIRLIPDNRQALSEAKRLAGPDGAILVTGSFYLSGAIDHLVRGK
- the thpR gene encoding RNA 2',3'-cyclic phosphodiesterase, yielding MMEPMRLFIGIPVPPDAVSRIRDIQDDLKDHVSRGTFSDEGNFHLTLAFLGGTDPDRVPSLIKALSPIDGTEFSLTFSHFGTFRGKQGDVAFIAPDEEPALQSLNDQVTKALKGASFPFDDRPFRPHLTLGRNVRFSGAYHPSFSPISFGCRSFHLYHSHRIDGKLTYTPLATFVLAG
- a CDS encoding class I SAM-dependent methyltransferase, whose translation is MESYQHLNAAAWDWESQRGNIWTEGTDDASVERARAGNPAISLTPFKPVPIPWIAPFHGEQTLCIGSGGGQQAILLSAYGCEVTDLDISSRQLEKDREMAERHHVPVRTEQGDMQDLSRFADGMFSLVFNPTSTCFVADVTKVYRETFRVLRHGGCFLTSVTNPAMYLFNEKLIPKGKLKVRYTLPYSDLKSLSQKEIHAMRARHDTFEFSHSMNSLIGGLCRAGYVIEDFYTDESGNQTLDSFLGECYFGVKARKP
- a CDS encoding 4Fe-4S binding protein, whose amino-acid sequence is MAEKRTIVQILWSALSNGYLAGFRQGRVYDGPLKSFCVPGLNCYSCPGALGACPLGSLQSSLATKSGIVYAVGWLFLFGAALGRLVCGWLCPFGLVQEALHRIPLGKKWKKLPGDKILVWLKYLLLIIFVILLPLFAVDAFGLGTTWFCKYVCPQGTLEAGIPLPLANSALRSSLGFLYHWKLSILIVVAALSVFVYRPFCRYLCPLGAIYGQFNRISVYRYRVDEKTCIHCDACTKACPMDLSVYKNPNQSLCIRCGRCKAVCPTGAVTSGWTVWDGKKGKALVSHAHPARNREGR
- a CDS encoding TlpA family protein disulfide reductase, which translates into the protein MEGLSMRTRSVVLSLLLVFLLSVVPVFGADFTSFSGHDLSGRAVDQSLFANRKLTMVTVWATYCGYCREEMPSIAELQRAYPDLQVVGVVTDVLARNGKLLMGQVSLAQRILKQTGLEEVTLQPETSVMNAVGSLQGVPTKFYVDGTGKVIAGPIIGYQDKASMERDIIALLEKTT
- the umuD gene encoding translesion error-prone DNA polymerase V autoproteolytic subunit codes for the protein METIPFIQDIIPCGFPSPAADQSEESINLQEYLVRHKTSTLCVRCSGDSMNGAHIIDGDILVVDRQIRAKDGDIVLAVYDGAFVIKRLRLRGGMAVLHAENPAYRDIPILREEELSISGVVVGVVRKYEK
- a CDS encoding Y-family DNA polymerase, which produces MWYGLCDCNSFYASCERLFRPDLLGKPVAVLSNNDGCIVALTREAKQAGLKRGDALFKVKDVVDRGGVTVFSSNYPLYQSISDCVMAALKELVGSVQQYSIDESFFTVEEADQAWCDQLRKTMVQWTGMPVAIAVARTKTLAKAGEEACKHTTGALFVPPEMEAELLKKTAISDVWGIGWRSGPALVKSGVATAWDLVQKDELWIRRRLSITGLKTVMELRGMDVISLEEPQRQSICSGISFGKPIDTLAGLRQAAARHCMSLAEKLHQHHLMTTEITVSAFTDRFREDFICPIGTMRLRQATSYAPDLIKASAAILREIYRPGRYKGCRVWANGLVRPSDRQLELDETDQDIQRHEKRDRMQETVEEIHARYGRMSLVPGATGLQSKAALMQQGRLSPRYTTDITQLPVANANRIAKLFSSDG
- a CDS encoding M20/M25/M40 family metallo-hydrolase → MKQETLDLLATLSHIPSPSGHEEQRAQFIHNWLSGAGIDSQIDQALNVIIPYGDGPSFDVVAAHTDVVFPDEDMLPQKWEEGRLYCPGVGDDTANLTLMLLSLRELRRQNVKPAHSMLFVANSGEEGLGNLKGVRAVCETYAGRIRSFTSFDGYIGHVVTRAVGSRRYRLSFHSQGGHSYADFGNPNAIAQAAEMIASLYRTQIAPKGAATYNVGTITGGTSVNSIAQDCSFTYEYRSIHEQWLSKMGRLLEGTIEDAQKDGVDVTVEEVGSRPCGKAVIPGRDEMVRLASDCMKAQGIPHVDAVSGSTDCNIPLSLGIPSVCFGLIEGKGAHTREEYVELASLDRGLALCLQYLQKLASDVSTIG
- a CDS encoding ABC transporter permease → MSDVLKRYGTVVVLGVVMVTFSILQPRAFMTMGNLLSVSRQISLLVIIALGATVVMVVDEFDLSIGAVASFAGILYALLARSGMPLFAAFLLTLGASALFGLANGFLVTHFGILSFITTLATGTLLGGVTFAISDGATIFHDLPKAFTTMGTMTFGSARIPLLSLIMLALCVVVWYFLSRMVAGRELYAIGGNRTAAWMCGLGVKRGTCLAFSLSSVFAALGGMLLASRLGSASPSAGDAYFLKAYATVFLGRTVSEEGVPNVWGTFVGAAILGVIANGLTILQIPSWVQDVLTGCIIIIAIIAQKRLGPKEE
- a CDS encoding sugar ABC transporter ATP-binding protein, with amino-acid sequence MAVAVALSHLSKAFGPTNALTDLSLSFERGKVHAIVGENGSGKSTMIKLLSGVYHPDSGTIRFPDHLYQRLSVEESRAEGVAVIHQDRTLVPTLSVRENLFLGVPVPHSFGRMNVGEMDRQATEAMESIGVSLNLSVPVSRLSPIDQTLVLLTRMQMQRARIVILDEVTAALTDRETDILFGMIRAMRKNGVAILYVSHRLEELPVIADTVSVLRSGRLVATLANEEATKDRLISLMSDSQDVHVLEHAESQIGEVALSVSHLSVPGSRVKDVSLQVRHGEILGLFGLAGSGRSELLEAIYGARPICGGEIQLQGKRMGKHSPQESIRRGMALICEDRKVKGMFPRMSLTANVIMTSLRAFARPRGLDLHRAERDVTTLLDSLSVVCEGPWEKMWKLSGGNQQKVIVCRALLQGARVWLCDEPTIAIDVVTRRQIHQVLRSRSLDGDAILMVSSDVRELLEGCDRIAVLSQGRIMDVLENDHLCAQDVLSVCYQGERTE